In one window of Candidatus Neomarinimicrobiota bacterium DNA:
- the pgeF gene encoding peptidoglycan editing factor PgeF translates to MYHKDYSNWFGTNGFHAIFSYNEEDYANLDNRKSFASSVKFDQNALAIPKQVHSNNVYNVTAPGYLDETDGVISNQKDIVLTIQVADCMPLFLLDVNNENWGLIHSGWQGTAKNIGNEGIRQFKELGSDPKDVKAIIGPSINQCCFEVGPEVSKQFDPDFSIPGKGDRKMVDLKSVLKHQLINSGVLTKNIMIDDDCTFCRDDLYFSYRRDGEKSGRMVAIAGWH, encoded by the coding sequence ATGTATCATAAAGATTATTCTAATTGGTTTGGAACGAATGGATTTCATGCCATTTTTTCTTACAATGAAGAAGATTATGCTAATTTAGACAATCGAAAAAGTTTTGCTTCGTCTGTGAAATTTGATCAAAATGCCCTTGCCATTCCTAAACAAGTTCATTCTAATAATGTTTATAATGTGACGGCACCAGGTTATTTAGATGAAACGGATGGTGTAATCTCAAATCAAAAAGATATTGTTCTTACCATTCAAGTAGCAGATTGTATGCCCTTATTTTTACTCGATGTTAATAATGAGAATTGGGGCCTTATCCATTCCGGATGGCAGGGGACAGCAAAGAATATTGGGAATGAAGGCATTCGTCAATTCAAAGAATTAGGAAGTGACCCCAAAGATGTAAAGGCAATAATAGGTCCGTCCATCAACCAATGCTGTTTTGAAGTTGGGCCGGAAGTCAGCAAGCAGTTTGACCCGGACTTTTCAATCCCCGGGAAAGGTGATCGTAAAATGGTGGACTTAAAAAGTGTATTAAAACATCAATTGATTAATTCGGGTGTTCTTACTAAAAATATTATGATTGATGATGACTGCACATTCTGTCGTGATGATTTATATTTTTCCTATCGAAGGGATGGAGAAAAATCAGGACGAATGGTGGCAATTGCAGGTTGGCACTAG
- a CDS encoding undecaprenyl-diphosphate phosphatase has product MTLFEAIILGIIQGITEFLPISSSGHLVLGQEILGVNIPGNLFEIVTHMGTLLSVIIVFWNELAGILQSIQKLDTQKYIVYLLIGTLPAVAFGLGGKNFISGLFDSIPMVAGALIFTGVVLLVTQKLNEKQEQLNWKKGLIIGISQAIAIIPGISRSGMTISTSMALGISGKDAAKFSFLLAIPAIAGAGLLTALDMPSGSSLIPIPQLMAAFFSSLVVGYISLKWLLGLLESGKFYRFGYYCITIGLITFFIV; this is encoded by the coding sequence ATGACACTTTTTGAAGCAATCATACTGGGAATAATTCAGGGGATAACTGAATTCCTCCCCATCAGCAGTTCTGGCCATCTCGTTCTTGGTCAGGAAATATTGGGTGTCAATATACCGGGTAATCTGTTTGAAATTGTGACACATATGGGAACATTGTTAAGTGTCATTATTGTTTTCTGGAATGAATTGGCTGGAATTCTTCAATCAATCCAAAAATTGGATACACAAAAATATATAGTTTATTTATTGATAGGCACACTCCCTGCAGTAGCTTTTGGGTTAGGTGGTAAAAATTTCATTTCAGGATTGTTTGATTCAATTCCAATGGTTGCGGGCGCATTAATATTTACGGGTGTTGTGTTGTTGGTGACTCAAAAATTGAACGAAAAACAGGAACAGTTGAATTGGAAAAAAGGGTTAATAATTGGTATTTCACAAGCCATTGCAATTATCCCGGGAATTTCCCGTTCGGGGATGACCATCAGCACAAGTATGGCCTTGGGGATATCAGGAAAAGATGCGGCTAAGTTTTCGTTTCTATTAGCTATTCCGGCCATTGCAGGAGCGGGACTTTTGACTGCTTTAGATATGCCATCTGGATCGAGTTTAATTCCCATTCCACAATTAATGGCCGCGTTTTTTAGTTCATTAGTGGTTGGATATATTTCTTTAAAATGGCTATTGGGATTATTGGAAAGCGGCAAATTTTATCGTTTTGGATATTATTGTATAACAATTGGATTAATCACCTTTTTCATAGTTTAA
- the holA gene encoding DNA polymerase III subunit delta yields MARIRINTIPIKDAIQSLGQGQINPVYHLMGEDQYLQQMFAEKVSKQLFQDEPVNKTVLIPDEMKSKDIIDYLTAADLFSSKKLFLLRNPNGLKGKARDEFIEYCQRPIEGHILIIMNDEYGAKNKLLESLVKLFDPISCSTPFESGMVQWAKLFFKENGINHVSQGIIKSLVEIAGDSLNHLKNEIDKIAISAENDSDIKQSDIEQFTGWKRKFRQYEFFNFLGQKKMKETMELGRALISQDTSMINLLYPLTEFFQELLFIKISKGTIGYKKGYSSLSPSVNKQLPGYAKQYTSKEITLALKRLAHIDQQLKTSRIKDESAITEFVYSTLRNG; encoded by the coding sequence ATGGCACGGATTAGAATAAATACAATTCCTATTAAAGATGCGATTCAGTCATTAGGACAGGGTCAAATCAACCCAGTTTATCATCTTATGGGAGAAGATCAATACCTCCAACAAATGTTTGCGGAAAAAGTGAGCAAACAATTATTTCAAGACGAACCTGTTAATAAGACAGTACTTATTCCAGATGAAATGAAATCTAAGGATATCATTGATTATTTGACTGCCGCAGATTTATTTAGTTCTAAAAAGCTTTTTTTACTCCGAAACCCAAATGGATTAAAAGGGAAAGCTAGAGATGAATTTATAGAATATTGCCAAAGGCCCATTGAGGGCCATATACTCATAATTATGAATGATGAATATGGTGCAAAAAATAAATTATTAGAATCGTTAGTGAAGTTGTTTGACCCGATTTCATGTTCAACACCATTTGAAAGTGGTATGGTCCAATGGGCTAAATTATTTTTCAAGGAAAATGGTATTAATCATGTTTCCCAAGGTATTATTAAATCTCTTGTAGAAATTGCAGGAGATTCACTCAATCATTTGAAAAATGAAATTGACAAAATAGCCATCTCCGCAGAGAATGATAGTGATATAAAACAGTCTGATATTGAGCAGTTTACGGGGTGGAAAAGAAAATTCCGTCAATATGAATTCTTTAACTTTCTCGGCCAGAAAAAGATGAAAGAAACAATGGAATTGGGTCGCGCATTAATATCTCAGGATACATCTATGATAAATTTATTGTATCCATTAACTGAATTTTTTCAAGAATTATTATTTATAAAAATTTCAAAGGGAACAATTGGGTATAAAAAAGGTTATAGTAGCTTATCACCCAGTGTGAATAAGCAATTACCCGGATATGCAAAACAATATACCAGTAAAGAAATCACCCTTGCGCTTAAACGTTTGGCGCATATTGACCAACAACTGAAAACATCGCGGATAAAAGATGAATCAGCAATTACAGAATTTGTCTATTCAACCCTTAGAAATGGATAA
- a CDS encoding sigma-70 family RNA polymerase sigma factor produces MDNQFRYTDEELIARFQEGDEQAYVELVNRYRDKLMSFVYRFVNDMEQAEDIVQDALLKLFTHKHYYKNIAKFSTWIYTIAGNLAKTELRKKKTRKVTNLSQMGPEDRDYELPSVAPETDNVIQNEYIEKKIQAAIQKLPIHFRTVTILRDIQELSYEEISKIVDVPLGTVKSRINRARLQLQKDLKDLK; encoded by the coding sequence ATGGATAATCAATTTCGCTATACAGATGAGGAATTGATCGCCCGATTTCAAGAGGGAGATGAACAGGCTTATGTAGAATTGGTCAATCGCTACCGAGATAAACTCATGTCATTCGTTTATCGCTTTGTCAATGATATGGAACAGGCCGAGGATATTGTTCAAGACGCCCTTTTAAAATTATTCACTCATAAACATTACTATAAGAACATTGCAAAATTTTCCACATGGATTTATACCATAGCAGGAAATTTGGCCAAAACGGAATTGCGAAAGAAAAAAACTCGCAAGGTAACAAATCTAAGCCAAATGGGGCCGGAAGACAGAGATTATGAATTACCTTCCGTTGCACCGGAGACTGATAATGTCATTCAAAATGAATACATTGAGAAAAAAATTCAGGCTGCAATTCAAAAATTGCCGATTCATTTTAGAACAGTAACCATCCTGAGAGATATTCAGGAACTTTCTTACGAAGAGATCAGTAAGATAGTCGATGTTCCATTGGGAACGGTAAAATCTCGCATAAACCGGGCAAGATTACAACTTCAAAAAGACTTAAAAGATTTGAAATAG
- a CDS encoding diguanylate cyclase has product MIFYRQMAVIVLFFLILTLFIYPSQESILFLILKGIATGGLVVVFISFAFPQVFKLNVLQLNEPENSADEKDAPSFSTAVKKHYQRLILQVIHLVKSVNSDFSSAIYMIDPENRGYTCQEKSLPDFSDFIESDNEIVHAIMGSNDTSIFKKSNKNNGWEDILGEKTWRGSETIMGFPISYSDGNVGCLIVYADHFSSINERDQNIIDTLSQFITNGMEDLEQMESLMVDNYFNSRIANLFDRLEVKSDESELFESIRGLCQTFFQYDKLTIVFANKEKNKAVIKLVDGLHDDADEGEEFEIINSLHGLAIHDNKTFCSNSWFDKYPEMNRFNPAEKDEFNFMSVLSIPLKTKKGVVGAVTLERLKSKLYSETDVRLMELLCGTVGSILDWQKEYKKVHLTSIHDGLTGLLNHKAFLDRFDEEISRAERFQQMLGLVVLDLDKFKNVNDSYGHLYGDYVLQEVSRIILQNVRTIDVVGRYGGEEFAVLLVNTDIKHCIPLAERIVQSIAAKTFLSGGIAVNITISAGMAGFPTHADQVRDLISKADKAMYQTKSDGGNSVTISNS; this is encoded by the coding sequence ATGATATTTTACCGACAAATGGCAGTCATTGTCCTCTTTTTCTTGATATTGACCTTATTTATTTACCCGAGTCAGGAAAGTATTCTCTTTCTGATACTCAAGGGCATAGCCACTGGGGGACTCGTAGTTGTCTTTATTTCATTCGCATTTCCCCAAGTTTTTAAGTTAAATGTCCTGCAACTTAATGAACCGGAAAATTCTGCTGATGAAAAGGATGCACCCTCTTTTTCAACAGCTGTAAAAAAGCATTATCAAAGATTAATCTTGCAAGTGATCCATTTAGTGAAAAGTGTCAATTCGGATTTTTCATCAGCAATTTATATGATTGATCCCGAAAATCGAGGATATACTTGCCAAGAAAAATCACTCCCGGATTTTTCTGATTTTATCGAGTCAGACAATGAAATTGTACATGCAATTATGGGCTCAAATGATACATCCATATTTAAGAAGAGTAATAAAAACAATGGTTGGGAAGATATTTTGGGTGAAAAGACTTGGCGCGGAAGTGAAACAATCATGGGCTTTCCCATTTCATATTCAGATGGGAATGTTGGTTGTCTGATCGTTTATGCGGACCATTTTTCATCAATCAATGAACGAGACCAAAATATTATCGATACACTCAGTCAATTCATCACTAATGGTATGGAAGACCTTGAGCAGATGGAATCACTTATGGTGGATAACTATTTCAATTCGCGTATTGCTAATTTATTTGATCGTTTAGAAGTTAAATCCGATGAATCTGAATTATTTGAATCTATCCGTGGATTGTGCCAAACCTTTTTTCAATATGATAAATTGACAATTGTATTCGCAAATAAAGAAAAAAACAAAGCAGTAATTAAATTGGTAGACGGCCTTCATGATGATGCGGATGAAGGTGAAGAATTTGAAATTATTAATAGTCTTCATGGATTGGCTATCCATGATAATAAAACTTTCTGCTCAAATTCATGGTTCGATAAATACCCAGAAATGAATAGATTTAATCCAGCTGAAAAAGATGAATTTAATTTTATGTCAGTCTTGAGTATTCCTTTAAAAACAAAAAAAGGCGTAGTTGGCGCAGTAACTTTAGAGCGATTGAAATCAAAATTATATTCTGAGACTGATGTGCGCTTAATGGAATTATTGTGTGGAACTGTAGGCTCAATCTTGGATTGGCAAAAAGAATATAAAAAAGTGCATCTCACTTCAATCCATGATGGACTAACCGGACTTCTTAACCACAAAGCATTTTTAGACCGATTCGATGAGGAAATCAGCCGGGCCGAGCGTTTTCAACAAATGCTGGGGTTGGTCGTTTTAGACTTGGATAAGTTTAAAAATGTCAATGATTCTTATGGCCACTTATATGGTGACTACGTACTCCAGGAAGTTTCGAGGATTATTTTACAGAATGTTCGTACCATTGATGTTGTAGGGCGATACGGCGGCGAAGAGTTTGCTGTTCTCCTCGTTAATACGGACATTAAACATTGTATTCCTCTGGCAGAGAGAATCGTTCAGTCCATTGCTGCAAAGACATTTTTGAGCGGTGGAATTGCTGTTAATATAACGATTAGCGCCGGCATGGCTGGTTTTCCTACCCATGCAGATCAAGTTAGAGATTTGATCTCCAAGGCAGATAAGGCTATGTACCAAACGAAATCTGATGGTGGTAATAGTGTTACCATTTCAAATTCTTAA